A window of candidate division WOR-3 bacterium contains these coding sequences:
- a CDS encoding helix-turn-helix domain-containing protein — MAKQAAENKTAIDGLFPLLRELRTRAGLTQQQIAEATGAGGAHGRKLIARLEAGHVQNPSIRLVLSYLCACKATSEDLTEFLDGYFGSPMPVPTRPIRGPRIPKPRPEDLALLALRKEAAWWNLRRVIEVMLHHELNGLKAKPMSKERKTVADYGRKVFKILYQTRQLRPVLRERRLKRCRAWAERKVVQADVIDYLGRVVTELFNDMETKGELDWLPPTEEAKHLMLLSPRHRIETDYDLCRTEWMARAAKEHEAREEARKPVIEAALAMLRSSGVTGNRIGNYQGIINAFLNVAEATQPGTAARERIIRDIVSGHQQSYIDQALLHRLAELVFSLRA, encoded by the coding sequence GGCGAAGCAAGCCGCAGAGAACAAGACGGCCATTGACGGCCTGTTCCCGCTGCTGAGAGAACTGCGTACACGGGCCGGTCTGACCCAGCAGCAGATCGCGGAAGCGACTGGAGCGGGCGGAGCACATGGCCGCAAGCTCATCGCCAGGCTTGAGGCCGGACACGTCCAGAACCCGTCAATCAGGCTCGTGCTCAGTTACCTGTGTGCCTGCAAGGCAACTTCAGAGGACCTGACTGAGTTCCTGGACGGATACTTCGGCTCTCCGATGCCTGTGCCCACGCGACCGATCCGCGGCCCGCGCATTCCCAAACCCAGGCCGGAAGACCTGGCTCTGCTTGCCCTGCGCAAAGAAGCTGCCTGGTGGAACCTGCGCAGGGTGATCGAGGTGATGCTCCATCACGAGTTGAACGGCCTTAAGGCAAAGCCGATGAGCAAGGAGCGCAAGACCGTGGCCGACTACGGCCGCAAGGTCTTCAAGATTCTCTACCAGACAAGACAACTGCGGCCGGTACTGCGAGAGCGACGGCTGAAACGCTGCCGGGCATGGGCTGAGCGCAAGGTAGTACAGGCCGACGTCATTGATTACCTGGGTAGAGTCGTGACCGAGCTGTTCAACGACATGGAGACAAAGGGCGAGCTGGACTGGCTGCCGCCGACTGAGGAGGCGAAGCACCTGATGCTGCTCTCGCCCCGGCACAGGATTGAGACCGACTATGACCTCTGCCGTACCGAGTGGATGGCGCGGGCGGCGAAGGAGCACGAGGCCCGCGAAGAAGCGCGCAAGCCGGTCATCGAAGCGGCGCTTGCCATGCTCCGTTCATCGGGTGTGACCGGAAACCGGATTGGCAACTACCAAGGCATCATCAATGCGTTTCTGAACGTAGCCGAGGCAACGCAACCGGGCACCGCCGCCCGCGAACGGATCATTCGCGACATCGTGAGCGGTCACCAGCAGTCCTATATCGACCAAGCCCTCCTCCACCGCCTCGCCGAACTGGTCTTCTCCCTCCGCGCCTAG